Proteins from a genomic interval of Lolium perenne isolate Kyuss_39 chromosome 1, Kyuss_2.0, whole genome shotgun sequence:
- the LOC127297336 gene encoding uncharacterized protein, with translation MALSFGRRKLRGETGGHGCRCRHFHVHYHLPRKRVCSFSLLRWLPRFSLFSCVLIPLVLFFVVLAFVVSFVWFTLLYFVAYLLNKDSDHGSFKNGSFGRASGDVDNHLLNKDSDQRRSFKNGSFRRASGDVVDNHLREDCGQRGKREAKGKAVKHAAELLAGDPATSVDCAKKLEIKEVHVDGLSEVSPNISRILSSGASLNCEVPTSNDKFVKKLSTFETATEVEPDDDLKGFSARHEVDPADGFVDEHNIRLVSGSESGDSSPYVYSLNSAQIHDLPDMNEVIEMSSDFPVGTNQNMVVPSNTSPHHYISDTNAEYGEDHFEDRKELSDCTPHGIIDFIDKHETTDQPLDSSFAKDEIVGLLASSAGSAHGRISAKDESTEQENAESVLEFLVDSVATLEDFDEQRVPEIPITEAGTEQSVAASNEMHGFSNENETSELSLCSVCDDTVFSDAPSPRDNDCADDRQEEATENNIGAASDPASVACDFIENHQTATRALADSANGGSTQEVVSRESSEGEAEADKVNDNSSTEGAPRGRPLLRRSPSQWWNLCGVVDVFAGSGD, from the exons ATGGCTTTGAGCTTTGGCAGGAGGAAGCTGAGAGGGGAAACGGGAGGTCACGGCTGCAGATGCCGCCATTTCCACGTCCACTACCACCTGCCGCGAAAGCGGGTCTGTTCCTTCTCCCTTCTCCGGTGGTTGCCTCGCTTCTCCTTGTTCTCTTGCGTGCTGATTCCTCTTGTTCTGTTCTTCGTCGTGCTTGCCTTTGTGGTGTCGTTTGTTTGGTTCACCTTGCTCTATTTCGTTGCCTACCTCTTGAACAAGGATAGTGATCATGGATCCTTCAAGAACGGCAGCTTTGGCCGTGCCAGTGGCGATGTCGATAATCACCTCCTGAACAAGGATAGCGACCAGCGGCGATCTTTCAAGAACGGCAGCTTTCGCCGTGCCAGCGGCGATGTCGTCGATAATCATCTCAGGGAAGACTGTGGGCAACGAGGAAAGCGTGAGGCGAAAGGGAAAgctgtgaagcatgcggcggagCTGCTGGCTGGTGATCCGGCTACATCCGTAGATTGTGCTAAAAAGCTGGAGATAAAAGAGGTGCATGTTGATGGATTGTCTGAAGTATCTCCCAACATATCAAGGATTCTTTCCTCTGGTGCTTCCCTCAACTGCGAGGTGCCTACCAGCAATGACAAATTTGTCAAAAAATTGAGCACCTTTGAGACTGCCACAGAGGTAGAACCGGATGACGATTTGAAGGGATTTTCTGCAAGGCACGAGGTAGATCCGGCTGATGGTTTTGTGGATGAACACAACATCAGGTTGGTCAGCGGGAGCGAATCAGGTGATTCATCTCCATATGTATATTCCCTTAATTCAGCTCAAATTCACGATTTGCCTGACATGAACGAAGTGATTGAGATGTCATCCGACTTTCCTGTTGGAACCAATCAAAATATGGTTGTACCATCAAATACTTCACCTCATCATTATATTAGTGACACAAATGCAGAATATGGTGAAGATCATTTTGAAGATAGGAAGGAGTTATCAGATTGTACTCCACACGGTATTATTGATTTCATTGACAAGCATGAAACAACAGATCAGCCACTTGACAGTTCTTTTGCAAAAGATGAGATAGTCGGACTATTGGCCTCTTCAGCTGGTTCAGCCCATGGTAGGATTTCAGCAAAAGATGAGAGTACCGAACAAGAAAATGCAGAGAGTGTGCTAGAATTCCTTGTTGATAGTGTAGCGACTCTGGAAGATTTTGATGAGCAGCGCGTGCCAGAAATCCCGATTACTGAGGCAGGCACAGAGCAAAGTGTAGCTGCTTCAAATGAAATGCATGGTTTCAGCAACGAGAATGAAACATCAGAGCTGTCACTTTGTTCTGTTTGTGACGATACAGTCTTTTCAGATGCTCCGTCTCCTCGTGATAATGATTGTGCAGATGATAGGCAGGAAGAGGCTACTGAGAACAACATAGGTGCAGCATCTGATCCAGCGAGTGTAGCATGTGATTTCATCGAAAACCATCAGACAGCAACACGGGCACTTGCTGATTCTGCAAATGGCGGCAGCACCCAAGAGGTGGTCTCACGGGAGAGTTCTGAAGGTGAAGCTGAAGCTGACAAAGTTAATGATAACTCTAGCACAGAG GGAGCTCCGCGTGGAAGGCCACTCCTCAGGAGGTCCCCATCACAGTGGTGGAATTTATGTGGAGTCGTTGATGTTTTTGCTGGGTCCGGGGATTGA